A stretch of the Phycisphaeraceae bacterium genome encodes the following:
- a CDS encoding zf-HC2 domain-containing protein has product MSSPDEYASCNGSVEPDRDLSIPALLRAAADSELSPAERARLEAHLAAEPADRQRIEFDRHLRHAVARVMTAPTAAAPLAFRNRLSEALAATPQIEAQTQPLSDSPAIAGHISRADPVDSIEDRRRRLSANWWWAAAAVLAVAGVSATILLTRAPAPEPEKPRIAIDVPVPTPAVPPAEAAYDGVVPLKYLANAHRKFDVTDPKAISSLQRTDPVEVSDDFRKYLGRHINIDDIERLGFVFRGSMPVEDGRVYHYVFGRKVEGAEDGAEERLSLFIEKETGAQRFTEGIAWSTRAGPADTDSPHVLAWCTEGMVYFLVTETPETQDLARQELHGPDTVAPL; this is encoded by the coding sequence ATGAGTTCTCCCGATGAGTACGCGTCGTGCAACGGCTCTGTCGAGCCGGATCGCGATCTCTCCATCCCCGCCCTCCTCCGCGCCGCGGCGGACTCCGAACTCTCCCCCGCCGAGCGTGCCCGCCTCGAGGCCCACCTCGCCGCCGAGCCCGCCGACCGCCAGCGCATCGAGTTCGATCGCCACCTCCGCCACGCCGTCGCCCGCGTCATGACCGCCCCCACCGCGGCCGCCCCACTCGCGTTCCGCAACCGCCTCTCCGAGGCCCTCGCCGCCACGCCGCAGATCGAGGCGCAGACCCAACCGCTGTCCGATTCGCCCGCGATCGCCGGCCACATCTCCCGCGCCGACCCCGTCGACTCAATCGAAGATCGGCGTCGCCGCCTCTCCGCCAACTGGTGGTGGGCCGCGGCCGCCGTGCTCGCCGTCGCCGGCGTCTCCGCCACGATCCTCCTCACCCGCGCCCCGGCCCCCGAGCCCGAGAAGCCCCGCATCGCGATCGATGTCCCGGTCCCGACGCCCGCCGTGCCCCCCGCCGAGGCCGCGTACGACGGCGTCGTCCCGCTCAAGTACCTCGCCAACGCCCACCGCAAGTTCGACGTCACCGATCCCAAGGCCATCAGCAGCCTCCAGCGGACCGACCCGGTCGAGGTCTCCGACGATTTCCGCAAGTACCTCGGCCGCCACATCAACATCGACGACATCGAGCGGCTCGGCTTCGTCTTCCGCGGCTCCATGCCCGTCGAGGACGGCCGCGTGTACCACTACGTCTTCGGCCGCAAGGTCGAGGGCGCCGAAGACGGCGCCGAGGAACGCCTCAGCCTCTTCATCGAGAAGGAAACCGGCGCCCAGCGCTTCACCGAGGGCATCGCCTGGTCCACCCGCGCCGGCCCCGCCGACACCGACTCCCCCCACGTGCTCGCCTGGTGCACCGAAGGGATGGTCTACTTCCTGGTCACCGAGACCCCCGAAACCCAGGACCTCGCCCGCCAGGAACTCCACGGCCCCGACACTGTCGCGCCACTCTGA